Proteins found in one Corynebacterium zhongnanshanii genomic segment:
- a CDS encoding quinone-dependent dihydroorotate dehydrogenase codes for MALRDIRGKIYDVAVKDVMFRVAPERIHGAMSVALKTFAALPAAHKLLDRAMVVHDPVLSQTVAGIDFPRPLGLAAGFDKNAEEVDAWGPIGFGFAEVGTVTSVEQPGNPTPRLFRLPEDRALLNRMGFNNDGAEAAARRLARRSTNIPIGVNMGKTKRCEPEQAPGDYRASTAFVADVADYLVINVSSPNTPGLRDLQAVESLKPIIAAVQETSDKPLFVKIAPDLSNEDIDAVTDLALETGIAGLIATNTTISREGLATDGTYVRSLGAGGVSGAPVAARAQEVLERIYARAGSRLILIGVGGIETPRQAWERIAAGATLLQGYTPFIYGGPDWIRDIHLGLAQQVRAHGFSNISEAVGCGLPWREV; via the coding sequence ATGGCATTGCGAGATATTCGAGGAAAAATCTACGACGTGGCAGTGAAGGATGTGATGTTTCGGGTCGCGCCTGAGCGTATCCACGGGGCGATGTCCGTTGCTCTGAAAACCTTCGCTGCTCTTCCGGCTGCACACAAGCTGTTGGACAGGGCGATGGTTGTCCACGACCCCGTGCTGTCCCAGACCGTGGCGGGCATCGACTTTCCGCGCCCCTTGGGACTTGCGGCTGGTTTCGATAAGAATGCCGAGGAGGTCGACGCCTGGGGTCCCATCGGATTCGGCTTTGCAGAAGTGGGAACGGTGACCTCGGTGGAACAGCCGGGCAACCCCACCCCGCGACTGTTCCGTCTGCCGGAAGACCGTGCGTTGCTGAACCGCATGGGCTTCAACAACGACGGTGCGGAAGCAGCTGCGCGCCGCTTGGCCCGGAGGTCAACCAACATCCCCATTGGTGTGAACATGGGCAAGACGAAGCGCTGCGAGCCGGAGCAGGCTCCAGGTGATTACCGCGCATCCACCGCGTTCGTGGCCGATGTGGCGGACTACCTGGTGATTAACGTCTCCTCCCCCAACACGCCTGGTCTGCGCGACCTGCAGGCGGTGGAGTCCTTGAAGCCGATCATCGCGGCTGTTCAAGAGACCAGCGATAAACCCTTGTTCGTGAAGATTGCCCCTGATCTGTCGAATGAAGATATCGACGCCGTGACGGACCTCGCCCTGGAGACCGGCATTGCCGGGCTGATCGCCACGAACACCACGATCAGTCGCGAGGGCTTGGCCACCGACGGCACGTATGTTCGTTCGCTGGGTGCTGGCGGAGTCTCGGGCGCGCCAGTCGCTGCCCGAGCCCAGGAAGTGCTGGAACGGATCTACGCCCGCGCTGGTAGCCGCCTGATCCTCATTGGTGTGGGAGGAATCGAGACTCCTCGCCAGGCCTGGGAGCGCATCGCTGCTGGCGCTACCCTGCTGCAGGGCTACACGCCGTTCATTTATGGTGGCCCGGATTGGATCCGGGACATTCACCTCGGCTTGGCGCAGCAGGTGCGAGCCCACGGATTCAGCAACATCTCCGAAGCCGTGGGTTGCGGCCTGCCGTGGCGTGAGGTTTAG